A single region of the Candidatus Kryptobacter tengchongensis genome encodes:
- a CDS encoding SSU ribosomal protein S15P has translation MPLTSEQKKELVKKYGKHEKDTGSPEVQIAILTARINQLAQHFEKHPKDKHSRMGLIKMIGKRRRLLRYLERTNYESYKRILEELDLRK, from the coding sequence ATGCCATTGACGAGCGAACAAAAAAAGGAACTTGTTAAAAAGTATGGCAAACATGAAAAGGACACTGGTTCACCAGAGGTGCAAATTGCAATTTTAACCGCAAGGATCAATCAGCTTGCACAGCATTTTGAGAAACATCCAAAGGACAAACATTCAAGGATGGGATTGATCAAGATGATAGGTAAGCGAAGGAGGCTTTTAAGATATCTTGAAAGGACAAATTACGAGAGTTATAAGCGAATTCTTGAGGAACTTGATTTAAGAAAATAA
- a CDS encoding transketolase subunit B has translation MPAKATRVSFGEALEELGEKIPDIVVLDADLSKSTMSIKFAKKFPHRFFEMGIAEQNMIGTAAGLALAGKIPFACSFACFLIGRYETIRISVAYTNANVKLVGTHAGIGIGEDGYSQMGLEDIALMRALPNVAVVQPCDDIETKQAVEYIALHQGPVFLRLTRQPLEVVNQANYRFQFGKGVILKDGKDVTIFATGGVVFNSLIAAEELEKEGISARVVNIHTIKPIDEELIIKCAIETGKIVTVEDHNIVGGLGSAVMEILGENYPVKVKRIGIRKFGESGSPKELYEKYGLDPKGIAKTVKEFLK, from the coding sequence ATGCCAGCCAAAGCAACCCGCGTCTCTTTTGGTGAAGCACTTGAAGAACTTGGCGAAAAAATCCCCGATATAGTTGTTCTTGATGCTGACCTTTCTAAATCAACTATGTCAATTAAGTTTGCAAAGAAGTTCCCACATAGATTTTTTGAAATGGGAATTGCGGAACAAAATATGATTGGAACAGCCGCTGGGCTTGCGCTCGCTGGTAAAATTCCATTTGCATGTAGTTTTGCGTGTTTTTTAATTGGAAGATATGAAACAATAAGGATCTCGGTCGCTTATACGAATGCAAATGTCAAGCTTGTTGGAACTCACGCTGGGATCGGAATAGGAGAGGATGGTTATAGTCAGATGGGGCTTGAGGACATCGCACTTATGAGAGCATTGCCAAATGTCGCAGTGGTTCAGCCTTGCGATGATATTGAAACAAAGCAAGCTGTTGAATATATTGCATTGCATCAAGGTCCCGTGTTCTTGCGTTTAACAAGACAACCTCTTGAGGTGGTTAATCAAGCTAATTATAGATTTCAATTCGGTAAAGGTGTTATTTTAAAAGATGGTAAAGATGTTACAATTTTTGCAACTGGAGGCGTTGTATTTAATTCTCTGATTGCTGCAGAAGAGCTTGAAAAGGAAGGAATAAGCGCAAGGGTCGTTAACATTCATACTATTAAGCCAATAGATGAAGAACTTATAATAAAATGCGCAATTGAAACGGGTAAAATCGTTACAGTTGAGGATCATAACATCGTCGGTGGGCTTGGTTCAGCAGTGATGGAGATTCTCGGTGAAAATTATCCCGTTAAGGTGAAAAGAATTGGGATAAGAAAATTTGGTGAATCTGGAAGCCCAAAGGAACTTTATGAGAAATATGGACTTGACCCTAAAGGAATTGCGAAAACAGTTAAAGAATTTTTGAAGTAA
- a CDS encoding polyribonucleotide nucleotidyltransferase, which translates to MSYLKKEIEIGGRILSFEIGKYAKQADGAVMVRYADTMVLATAVAEEEQKEDIDFMPLSVEYREKTSAVGKIPGGFEKREGKPTEKEILSARLIDRALRPLFPKEFRCETQITVTVFSFDLENDPDIIGGIASSTALMISDIPWNGPIAEVRVGKIDGQFVINPTISQLEKSELDLVVAGTIDSIVMVEGEAKEISEKDMVEAIKFAHEYIKKICEVQIEIAREIGKPKRAIVKEEIPERVINDVKEIAEVRIKELNRTPMKKLERAERMEMILNETIETLKQKYLSETVQDDSGNVVPLITLYPKLEFWVKQVIEEIERADMRYMVLHEGRRIDGRGLNDIRPITAEVGILPRTHGSALFTRGETQSLATVTLGTKMDEQLIDGLLPEYTKRFMLHYNFPPFSVGEVAPFRGPSRREIGHGNLAERALKNLIPSEEEFPYTIRVVSDILESNGSSSMATVCSGTLALMDGGIPLKKHVAGIAMGLVKEGDEVAILTDILGNEDKLGDMDFKVAGTRDGITAFQMDIKISGISYDIFERALEQAKEARMKILDILEQTIPGPRSEISPYAPRLMTTRIPVEMIGWVIGPAGKNIKMMKQEFGAEVFIENDGLVWISGPSKEACEKAKQMVEQLAEVPEVGKVYKGIVRKIADFGAFVEILPGKIGLLHISEIDHKRIEKVSDVLKVGDEIEVQILTVDDMGRFTLSRKSLIPKSEQQSQTTRSTHQTQPASATRVRR; encoded by the coding sequence ATGTCTTATTTAAAGAAAGAAATTGAAATTGGTGGGCGAATCCTTTCGTTTGAAATAGGGAAATACGCTAAGCAAGCAGATGGCGCTGTAATGGTAAGATACGCTGACACAATGGTTCTTGCAACTGCAGTTGCAGAAGAGGAACAGAAAGAGGATATTGACTTTATGCCTCTTTCAGTTGAATACAGAGAGAAAACCTCCGCAGTTGGAAAAATTCCGGGAGGATTTGAGAAAAGAGAAGGAAAGCCAACAGAGAAAGAAATTTTATCAGCAAGATTAATTGACAGAGCTTTGAGACCTCTATTCCCGAAGGAATTTAGGTGTGAGACTCAGATAACCGTGACAGTTTTTTCATTTGACCTTGAAAATGATCCAGATATCATTGGTGGAATTGCAAGTTCAACTGCTTTGATGATTTCTGATATTCCTTGGAACGGACCAATTGCAGAAGTTAGGGTTGGGAAAATTGATGGGCAATTTGTCATAAATCCGACGATTTCACAACTTGAGAAAAGCGAACTTGATCTTGTCGTTGCAGGGACGATTGATTCAATCGTGATGGTTGAAGGGGAAGCAAAGGAGATTTCTGAAAAAGATATGGTTGAGGCAATAAAATTCGCTCATGAATACATAAAGAAGATTTGTGAGGTTCAGATTGAAATAGCAAGAGAAATTGGGAAACCGAAGAGAGCAATAGTCAAAGAAGAGATTCCAGAAAGAGTGATTAATGATGTCAAGGAAATAGCCGAGGTGAGAATCAAAGAACTTAACAGAACGCCGATGAAAAAGCTTGAGCGTGCGGAGAGAATGGAAATGATTCTTAACGAGACAATTGAAACCTTGAAACAAAAGTATTTGTCCGAGACAGTTCAAGATGATTCTGGAAATGTAGTTCCATTGATAACGCTTTATCCAAAGCTTGAATTTTGGGTAAAGCAAGTGATTGAGGAGATTGAGCGAGCAGATATGAGATATATGGTTTTACATGAGGGACGGAGGATTGACGGGCGAGGTTTAAATGATATAAGACCTATAACAGCTGAGGTTGGGATTTTGCCGAGAACTCATGGGTCAGCGCTATTTACACGAGGTGAGACTCAATCTCTTGCAACTGTCACGCTTGGGACTAAAATGGATGAGCAGTTGATTGATGGATTATTGCCTGAATACACGAAAAGGTTTATGCTTCACTACAATTTCCCGCCGTTTTCAGTTGGTGAAGTTGCTCCATTCCGTGGTCCAAGCAGGAGGGAGATCGGACATGGAAATCTCGCTGAGAGAGCCCTTAAAAATTTGATACCTTCTGAGGAAGAATTCCCCTATACTATAAGGGTTGTTTCTGACATTCTTGAGTCAAACGGTTCATCTTCAATGGCTACTGTTTGCTCAGGGACGCTTGCCTTGATGGATGGTGGAATTCCGCTTAAAAAACATGTTGCTGGGATCGCTATGGGTCTTGTTAAAGAAGGTGATGAGGTTGCAATTTTAACTGATATACTTGGTAATGAAGATAAACTTGGTGATATGGATTTTAAGGTTGCAGGTACTCGTGATGGAATTACCGCATTTCAGATGGACATAAAGATAAGTGGCATAAGTTACGATATTTTTGAACGGGCACTTGAACAGGCGAAAGAGGCGAGGATGAAAATTCTTGATATCCTTGAGCAAACGATCCCAGGTCCGCGTTCTGAAATTTCTCCCTATGCTCCAAGATTGATGACAACGCGAATCCCAGTTGAAATGATAGGGTGGGTGATTGGTCCAGCAGGTAAAAATATCAAAATGATGAAACAAGAATTTGGTGCTGAAGTTTTCATTGAAAACGATGGTCTCGTTTGGATAAGTGGTCCATCTAAAGAGGCATGTGAAAAGGCAAAGCAAATGGTTGAGCAACTTGCGGAGGTCCCTGAGGTTGGAAAAGTTTACAAAGGAATAGTCCGTAAGATCGCCGATTTCGGCGCATTTGTGGAAATTTTGCCTGGTAAAATTGGACTGCTTCACATTTCGGAAATTGATCATAAAAGAATTGAAAAGGTCTCAGATGTATTGAAGGTTGGTGATGAAATTGAAGTTCAGATATTGACGGTTGATGATATGGGAAGATTCACATTGAGTCGGAAATCTCTTATCCCCAAGTCGGAACAGCAAAGCCAAACCACTCGCAGCACTCATCAAACTCAACCTGCCTCTGCTACCAGAGTTAGAAGATGA
- a CDS encoding tRNA pseudouridine synthase B, which produces MTLAQRIRQGEIILVNKPAGWTSYKVVDKIKKWFKIKKAGHGGTLDPFATGLLIVATGKKTKELSKITELDKEYEGVMELGAVTESYDPETEIIERRNLNGITEEKILETAKHFIGEIEQIPPMYSAVKYKGKPLYEFARKGINIERKPRKVKIYDFSILEVDLPEVRFRVRCSKGTYIRTLVYDFGEKLGCGAYLKSLVRTKIGEYKLEDALTVDELKKISLQGADGGSQKHK; this is translated from the coding sequence ATGACTCTGGCGCAGAGGATAAGACAGGGTGAAATAATACTTGTGAATAAACCCGCTGGATGGACATCTTATAAAGTTGTTGATAAAATTAAAAAATGGTTCAAGATAAAGAAGGCAGGACATGGTGGAACGCTTGACCCGTTTGCAACTGGCTTGTTAATAGTTGCGACGGGGAAGAAAACAAAAGAACTTTCAAAGATAACGGAACTTGATAAAGAATATGAAGGAGTTATGGAACTTGGCGCTGTGACAGAAAGCTATGATCCTGAAACTGAGATAATTGAAAGAAGGAATCTTAACGGGATTACCGAGGAAAAAATCTTAGAGACCGCAAAACATTTCATCGGGGAAATTGAACAAATTCCGCCAATGTATTCCGCAGTCAAATATAAAGGTAAGCCATTATATGAGTTTGCAAGGAAGGGAATTAACATAGAAAGAAAACCAAGAAAGGTGAAAATTTACGATTTTAGTATACTTGAGGTTGATCTTCCTGAAGTTCGCTTTCGTGTGAGATGTTCAAAGGGAACTTATATCAGGACACTTGTATATGATTTTGGAGAAAAACTTGGTTGCGGAGCTTATTTGAAATCGCTTGTTAGAACGAAAATTGGAGAGTATAAACTTGAAGATGCCTTAACAGTTGATGAATTAAAGAAAATTTCATTACAGGGAGCTGATGGAGGTAGTCAGAAACATAAATAA
- a CDS encoding riboflavin kinase / FMN adenylyltransferase gives MEVVRNINKIEKEPNSIVTVGVFDGVHVAHQEILRRMKEEKLKTGARTVLVTFDPHPQEVLHPKEKFYILTTIDERIELLSDYDLDIIFVVNFTSEFSNITAEEFCRDIMLGKIGLRKVIVGYNHAFGRNREGNPEKLKEFGEKYGFEVELIPQLLVENNPVSSSKIRAILNEGDVKLASKLLGRYYFINGVVVKGSGRGREIGIPTANIEPVSSRKLIPKNGVYVVRVTIDRKPYFGVMNIGYRPTFELDSRRVMEVNIFNFEREIYFKHIKVEFIERLRDEMKFPSPKELVDQIKKDKEMALEFITREFAVEI, from the coding sequence ATGGAGGTAGTCAGAAACATAAATAAAATTGAAAAAGAACCAAACTCAATCGTAACTGTTGGGGTTTTTGATGGTGTCCATGTAGCTCATCAGGAAATTTTGAGAAGGATGAAAGAGGAAAAACTAAAAACTGGAGCGAGGACAGTTCTTGTGACATTTGACCCGCACCCTCAGGAAGTTTTACATCCGAAAGAAAAATTTTACATCTTGACGACAATTGATGAAAGAATTGAGCTTTTAAGTGATTACGACCTTGACATTATTTTCGTTGTGAATTTTACAAGTGAATTCTCTAACATAACCGCCGAGGAATTTTGCAGGGATATAATGCTTGGAAAGATAGGATTAAGAAAAGTTATAGTTGGATACAATCATGCTTTTGGGAGAAATAGGGAAGGTAATCCAGAGAAGTTAAAAGAATTTGGTGAAAAATATGGCTTTGAGGTTGAATTGATCCCACAACTTCTCGTTGAGAATAATCCGGTGAGCAGTTCAAAAATTAGAGCAATTTTAAATGAGGGTGATGTTAAACTTGCGTCAAAATTGCTGGGGAGATATTATTTTATAAATGGAGTCGTTGTTAAAGGAAGTGGTCGTGGCAGAGAGATTGGAATTCCAACTGCGAATATTGAGCCAGTTTCATCAAGGAAGCTTATCCCTAAAAATGGAGTTTATGTTGTAAGGGTGACGATAGATAGAAAACCTTATTTTGGTGTTATGAACATTGGTTACAGACCGACATTTGAGCTTGATAGCCGAAGGGTTATGGAGGTGAATATATTCAATTTTGAAAGGGAAATTTATTTCAAGCATATAAAAGTTGAGTTTATAGAGAGATTAAGGGACGAGATGAAATTTCCATCGCCAAAGGAACTTGTTGATCAGATCAAAAAAGACAAGGAAATGGCACTTGAGTTTATAACGAGAGAGTTTGCAGTTGAAATCTGA
- a CDS encoding ribosome-binding factor A — protein sequence MNSIRAERVASLIKEEVSDIITKVLEHENVGFWTVTNVRMSPDLRYAKIYISIYGDKVTQQNTIRKIESLKKNIRHRLGSRLRLRFIPEIEFYLDDTLEHVDRINALLKQIEDREKNDKKSDDSGAEDKTG from the coding sequence ATGAATAGCATAAGAGCGGAGAGGGTTGCTTCACTTATCAAAGAAGAGGTTTCAGACATAATCACCAAAGTTCTTGAACATGAAAATGTTGGGTTTTGGACGGTTACAAATGTAAGAATGAGTCCAGATTTAAGATATGCGAAAATTTATATAAGCATCTACGGAGACAAGGTAACACAACAAAATACTATAAGAAAAATTGAATCGCTAAAGAAAAACATAAGACACCGGCTTGGTTCAAGGTTGAGGTTGAGATTTATCCCGGAAATTGAGTTTTATCTTGATGACACGCTTGAACATGTTGACAGGATAAACGCTCTTTTGAAGCAAATTGAAGATAGAGAAAAGAACGACAAGAAAAGTGATGACTCTGGCGCAGAGGATAAGACAGGGTGA
- a CDS encoding translation initiation factor IF-2, producing MPRRVYQIAKELNISSDELVSFLQKQGFDVKNHMSPVDDKMLEIINRHYKHERELAERQKRKKEREMKITEAVAVETKPVVEEKVETSQTIEVKTETVESGFIQPAGEIEVGEVAESTPQVQVEQIVPEEKVEEVVSREVVEEKAKESEEKVEIQEEIKQVEEPVVAQEPTQVVAQEQIDQVEEPVEGKAEVISSESEAESVEAEKGHRKGEMVYVDVDKMRGTRDRKFDRERDRDRRRERDRERKRDRRIRRFEEKPKPVKEGKVEEIVHAPEVEVAKDETRKKKQARERREKKRKFVEIEDIEIKKPIKKSKRSRVEIDEAEILRRIDQTLAEMEEAGPDIREIIKKRKKKERQEKEEKKIEQLEKERRKISVAEFITVNELANIMGVSASEIIKKCLNLGLVVSINQRLDFDTITLIASDYGFEVEKAEEYLEDVIKEEPDRPEDLEPRPPVVTIMGHVDHGKTTLLDYIRQSNIVAGEAGGITQHIGAYQVTLPNGKQITFIDTPGHEAFTAMRARGAQVTDIVVLVVAADDAVMPQTVEAINHALAANVPIIVAINKIDKPEANPDKIRQQLAERGILVEDWGGKYQCVEISAKYGKNVDLLLEKILLEAELMDLKANPKKKARGVVIESKLDKGRGPVGTVLVQNGSLKIGDPFVAGTTFGRVRAMFDERGNRVEVAKPSTPVQVIGFDQLPEAGDSFVVVEDEKIAREIANKRSQLKREQTFRQLRSISLNKLSEQIKEGKVKELPVIIKADVNGSIEALSDSLMKLSTEEVKVRIIHRAVGAISESDVLLAQASGAIIIGFNVRPTSGAKKLAENENVEIRLYNIIYNVIDDIRKALEGMLEPEKREEFLGTAEVRETFKISKVGTVAGCFVTEGKILRNARARLIRNGIVIYDGKIVSLKRFKDDVKEVEAGLECGIALENYNDIKVGDVIEAYNILEIKRKLEEVKKT from the coding sequence ATGCCGAGAAGAGTATATCAAATAGCAAAGGAACTTAACATATCATCAGATGAGCTTGTTAGTTTTTTACAGAAGCAGGGATTTGATGTGAAGAATCATATGTCCCCGGTTGATGATAAGATGCTTGAGATAATAAATAGACACTATAAGCATGAGCGAGAGCTGGCTGAGCGTCAGAAGAGGAAGAAGGAAAGGGAAATGAAAATCACCGAGGCTGTAGCGGTTGAAACAAAGCCAGTGGTTGAGGAAAAAGTTGAAACTTCGCAGACAATTGAGGTTAAAACTGAGACCGTGGAAAGTGGGTTCATTCAACCAGCCGGGGAGATTGAAGTAGGTGAAGTTGCCGAATCCACACCTCAGGTTCAGGTGGAGCAAATCGTGCCGGAGGAAAAGGTAGAAGAAGTTGTTTCAAGGGAAGTTGTTGAAGAGAAAGCTAAGGAAAGCGAAGAAAAAGTTGAGATACAGGAAGAAATAAAGCAAGTTGAGGAGCCAGTCGTAGCGCAAGAGCCAACTCAAGTTGTTGCACAGGAGCAGATTGATCAAGTTGAAGAGCCGGTTGAAGGTAAGGCAGAGGTGATTTCGTCTGAGTCGGAAGCAGAATCAGTTGAAGCGGAGAAAGGGCATAGAAAGGGTGAAATGGTTTATGTTGATGTGGATAAGATGAGAGGAACCCGAGATAGAAAGTTTGATAGGGAAAGAGATAGAGATAGAAGAAGGGAAAGAGATAGGGAAAGGAAGAGGGATAGAAGAATTAGAAGATTTGAGGAGAAACCAAAACCTGTGAAGGAGGGAAAGGTTGAGGAAATTGTTCATGCGCCCGAGGTTGAAGTAGCAAAGGATGAGACGAGAAAGAAAAAGCAAGCAAGGGAAAGAAGAGAGAAGAAGAGAAAATTTGTTGAAATTGAAGATATTGAAATAAAGAAACCTATAAAGAAGAGCAAACGAAGCAGGGTTGAAATTGATGAAGCAGAAATTTTGAGAAGGATTGATCAGACGCTTGCAGAAATGGAAGAAGCAGGTCCAGATATAAGAGAAATAATCAAAAAACGGAAGAAGAAAGAAAGACAAGAGAAAGAGGAGAAAAAGATAGAACAACTTGAAAAGGAAAGAAGGAAAATAAGCGTTGCTGAATTCATCACTGTTAATGAACTTGCAAATATCATGGGGGTTTCAGCAAGTGAGATAATTAAAAAGTGTCTTAACCTTGGGCTTGTTGTTTCTATAAATCAGCGACTTGACTTTGACACTATAACTCTTATAGCAAGCGATTATGGTTTTGAAGTTGAAAAGGCTGAGGAATATCTTGAAGATGTAATTAAGGAAGAACCTGATCGTCCTGAAGACCTTGAACCGAGACCCCCTGTTGTGACGATCATGGGTCATGTTGATCACGGGAAGACAACGCTCCTTGATTACATAAGGCAAAGTAACATAGTTGCTGGTGAAGCTGGTGGTATAACCCAGCACATAGGAGCGTATCAAGTGACCCTTCCAAACGGCAAGCAGATCACATTCATTGATACCCCGGGACATGAAGCGTTTACAGCAATGCGTGCTCGTGGTGCTCAGGTTACAGATATAGTTGTTCTTGTCGTTGCAGCTGATGACGCAGTTATGCCTCAAACTGTTGAAGCAATTAACCATGCACTTGCTGCAAATGTTCCAATAATCGTTGCAATAAATAAAATTGATAAACCAGAAGCAAATCCAGACAAAATTAGACAACAACTTGCTGAAAGAGGGATCCTTGTTGAGGATTGGGGTGGGAAGTATCAATGTGTTGAGATTTCAGCAAAGTATGGTAAAAATGTTGATCTTCTTCTTGAAAAAATTCTGCTTGAGGCTGAATTAATGGATCTTAAAGCGAATCCAAAGAAAAAAGCCCGTGGTGTTGTAATTGAATCAAAACTTGATAAAGGACGTGGTCCTGTTGGAACAGTTCTTGTGCAAAATGGAAGTTTAAAAATCGGTGATCCGTTTGTTGCTGGAACTACATTTGGAAGGGTAAGAGCTATGTTTGATGAAAGAGGAAATAGAGTTGAGGTTGCAAAACCGTCAACGCCAGTTCAGGTTATAGGGTTTGATCAGCTCCCGGAAGCAGGGGATTCATTTGTAGTTGTTGAAGATGAAAAAATAGCTCGTGAAATCGCAAACAAAAGATCTCAATTAAAACGGGAGCAAACATTTAGACAATTAAGGTCTATATCCTTGAATAAACTTTCAGAGCAAATTAAAGAAGGCAAGGTTAAAGAATTGCCTGTTATAATCAAAGCTGATGTAAATGGTTCAATTGAAGCGCTCTCAGATTCCCTGATGAAGCTTTCAACTGAGGAGGTCAAAGTTCGGATCATTCATAGAGCTGTTGGCGCAATAAGTGAATCTGATGTCTTGCTTGCTCAAGCTTCAGGTGCAATTATAATTGGTTTCAATGTGAGACCAACATCCGGGGCGAAAAAACTTGCAGAAAATGAGAATGTTGAAATACGACTTTACAATATCATTTATAATGTGATTGACGATATTAGAAAAGCACTTGAGGGAATGCTTGAGCCAGAAAAGAGAGAAGAATTTCTTGGGACTGCAGAGGTCAGGGAGACATTTAAAATTTCAAAAGTTGGAACCGTTGCTGGATGTTTCGTAACAGAAGGTAAAATCTTAAGAAATGCCCGTGCTCGTCTAATAAGAAATGGGATCGTGATTTATGATGGGAAAATTGTATCGCTTAAAAGATTCAAAGATGATGTAAAGGAAGTTGAAGCTGGGCTTGAATGTGGAATCGCACTTGAAAATTATAATGATATAAAGGTCGGTGATGTCATTGAAGCGTATAACATCCTTGAAATCAAAAGAAAACTTGAAGAGGTGAAGAAAACATAA
- a CDS encoding transketolase subunit A, which translates to MQNSILDLKVIATKIRIDIIKMLNKAGSGHSGGSLSCVEILVALFWEKIKRTPENALDPDRDRFILSKGHGVPALYAVLAHRGVIPYDELFTLRKINSRLQGHPSRLDLPYVEASTGSLGQGLSIAQGIALAGKIDGKNYRVYCLLGDGEMQEGQVWEAIMSAPKFKLDNLCAIVDYNKGQIDGYVKDVMDIEPLVDKLRAFNWNVIEIDGHDFEQILTALDEAELVKGKPTFIVAHTVKGKGVSFMEDNHEWHGKAPNDEEAKLALAELEEQLNELLSQKMEAK; encoded by the coding sequence ATGCAAAATTCAATTCTTGACCTTAAAGTCATAGCGACGAAAATACGAATTGATATAATAAAAATGCTAAACAAAGCTGGTTCTGGTCATTCTGGGGGTTCGCTTTCATGTGTTGAAATTCTCGTTGCCCTTTTCTGGGAAAAGATAAAAAGAACACCTGAAAACGCACTTGACCCCGATAGAGATCGTTTCATCTTATCTAAAGGTCATGGTGTCCCAGCGCTTTATGCAGTTTTGGCTCACAGAGGAGTCATACCTTATGATGAGCTTTTCACTTTAAGAAAGATAAATTCGCGACTTCAGGGGCATCCATCACGGCTTGACCTCCCTTATGTGGAAGCGTCAACGGGTTCACTTGGACAAGGTTTGTCAATTGCCCAGGGAATAGCGCTTGCTGGGAAAATTGATGGAAAAAATTATCGTGTATATTGCTTGCTCGGAGATGGGGAAATGCAGGAAGGACAAGTTTGGGAAGCCATAATGTCAGCTCCAAAATTTAAACTTGATAATCTTTGCGCTATCGTTGATTATAACAAAGGTCAAATTGATGGTTATGTAAAAGATGTAATGGATATTGAACCACTTGTTGATAAGTTGAGAGCATTCAACTGGAATGTGATTGAGATTGATGGGCACGATTTTGAGCAAATTTTAACCGCTCTTGACGAAGCTGAACTTGTGAAAGGAAAGCCTACTTTCATAGTTGCTCACACCGTTAAAGGGAAAGGTGTTTCATTTATGGAAGATAATCACGAATGGCATGGGAAAGCTCCGAATGATGAGGAGGCGAAACTTGCACTTGCAGAACTTGAAGAACAGCTTAACGAACTTTTATCACAAAAGATGGAGGCGAAATAA
- a CDS encoding NusA antitermination factor yields MNREIVEAFTQLAKEKKIEKDKIAFILEDVFKTLVRKKYGDDAEFDIIVNMERGDIEIYLMKDIVDVVKDPLKEVSLEKAREVDPSLELGEKFVEKVDVRDFGLRLISQAKQLFIHKLSEYERDSVMREYESYRGEILIGEVYQVYIGKDGKPERVLLMHNKNELILPRSEMIPDERYRKNESLRVLVKEVKPPSPRDERKGSGPQVIVSRADSLFLVKLFELEIPEVYDGIVVIKNVAREAGKKSKIAVASTDERVDPVGACVGMKGVRIHSIVKELNNENIDVIAYSDDPAIFVARALQPAKPKGVEIDESRKTALVYVPPEEVSTAIGDDGINVKLASLLTGYNIEIMIIEGEKKDVRKIIRLSDLKDQIGDEIYQRLKDAGIETNRDYLALPDENIKSILSGLQGIDDNKIKKLRSIIRRASR; encoded by the coding sequence ATGAATCGTGAAATAGTTGAAGCATTCACACAACTTGCAAAGGAGAAGAAAATTGAGAAGGATAAAATTGCTTTCATACTTGAGGATGTATTCAAAACGCTCGTTAGAAAAAAATACGGTGATGACGCTGAATTTGATATAATTGTGAATATGGAGCGAGGAGATATTGAAATTTATCTTATGAAGGATATAGTTGATGTTGTTAAAGACCCGTTAAAAGAGGTCTCGCTTGAAAAGGCAAGGGAAGTTGATCCAAGCCTTGAACTCGGGGAGAAATTTGTTGAAAAAGTTGATGTGAGAGATTTCGGGTTGAGGTTAATCTCGCAGGCAAAACAGCTGTTCATTCATAAGTTGAGTGAATATGAGCGTGATTCAGTTATGAGAGAGTATGAATCATACAGAGGAGAGATCCTGATAGGTGAGGTTTATCAGGTTTACATTGGTAAGGATGGGAAACCCGAGCGAGTTCTTTTGATGCATAATAAAAATGAGCTGATCTTACCACGAAGCGAGATGATCCCTGACGAGAGATATAGGAAAAACGAAAGTTTAAGGGTTCTTGTTAAAGAAGTTAAACCACCAAGTCCAAGGGACGAGCGTAAAGGTAGCGGTCCACAGGTTATAGTTTCAAGGGCTGATTCGTTGTTTCTTGTTAAATTATTTGAGCTTGAGATACCGGAGGTTTACGATGGTATAGTTGTAATAAAAAATGTTGCAAGGGAAGCAGGGAAAAAATCAAAAATTGCAGTTGCATCAACGGATGAGAGAGTTGATCCGGTTGGTGCATGTGTTGGGATGAAAGGTGTGAGAATTCACTCAATAGTGAAGGAACTTAACAATGAAAATATAGATGTGATTGCATATAGTGATGATCCAGCAATTTTTGTAGCAAGAGCATTACAACCGGCAAAACCGAAAGGGGTTGAAATTGATGAAAGCCGAAAAACAGCTCTTGTTTATGTTCCACCAGAAGAAGTTTCAACTGCAATTGGAGATGATGGTATAAATGTTAAACTTGCTTCTTTGTTGACAGGCTATAATATTGAAATAATGATTATTGAGGGAGAGAAAAAAGATGTTCGCAAAATAATTCGTCTATCTGATTTGAAGGATCAAATTGGTGATGAAATCTATCAGCGTCTTAAAGATGCTGGTATTGAGACCAACAGGGATTATCTTGCTCTACCAGATGAAAATATAAAGTCAATTCTTTCAGGTTTGCAGGGAATTGACGATAATAAAATAAAGAAATTGAGAAGTATTATAAGGAGAGCTTCAAGATAA